The following are encoded together in the Hydrogenimonas thermophila genome:
- a CDS encoding transposase, which produces MKETFDLNEALEQIKRGAKIDGKDGVLAPLIKQLTEAALEAELESHLSKEIKNRKNGKSSKKMKSSVGEFELEVPRDRNGTFEPQLVKKH; this is translated from the coding sequence ATGAAAGAGACATTTGATTTAAATGAAGCACTTGAGCAGATAAAAAGAGGTGCAAAAATAGATGGAAAAGATGGAGTGCTTGCTCCACTTATAAAACAACTTACAGAAGCTGCTTTAGAAGCAGAGCTTGAATCACACTTATCCAAAGAGATAAAAAATCGTAAAAACGGTAAATCTTCAAAAAAGATGAAAAGCTCCGTAGGAGAGTTTGAGTTAGAAGTTCCAAGAGATAGAAATGGAACCTTTGAACCCCAGTTAGTAAAAAAACATCA